A DNA window from Ranitomeya imitator isolate aRanImi1 chromosome 2, aRanImi1.pri, whole genome shotgun sequence contains the following coding sequences:
- the RPL39 gene encoding large ribosomal subunit protein eL39: protein MSSHKTFRIKRFLAKKQKQNRPIPQWIRMKTGNKIRYNSKRRHWRRTKLGL from the exons TCGTCCCACAAGACCTTCAGAATTAAGAGGTTTCTTGCCAAAAAGCAGAAACAGAACAGACCAATCCCGCAGTGGATTAGAATGAAAACCGGCAATAAGATCAG GTACAACTCCAAGAGGAGACACTGGAGAAGGACCAAGCTCGGCCTGTAA